In Nymphaea colorata isolate Beijing-Zhang1983 chromosome 3, ASM883128v2, whole genome shotgun sequence, a genomic segment contains:
- the LOC116249534 gene encoding probable auxin efflux carrier component 1d: MITLKDLYNVLSAVVPLYVTMFLAYASVKWWNVFTPQQCAGINRFVAVFAVPLLSFEFISRIDPYAMNLLFIAADVISKATILLFLFLWAKFTTRGSLDWTITMFSLCSLPNTLVMGIPLLKAMYGDDKEMLMIQTVVLQCIIWYTLLLFLFEYRAARESLVQRFKGSSESEAIGVSMKKVGEDGGGQEGEEVVHVVVSKPSSKVADHEDGKEIHKFIWNCSCCNSQGYCERSAQVCSKEAENTAEKAESHEEIADTSSFSPQMVRLILKMVWFKLIRNPNSYSSLLGISWALASYRYGFHKPRIMENSITILSNAGLGMAMFSLGLFMALQPRIIACGTRLATYGMLARFLAGPAVMAVASFIVGLRGDILRVSIVQAALPQGIVPFVFAREYNLHPDVLSTGVIFGMIISLPITIVYYVLLGL; this comes from the exons ATGATAACCTTGAAGGACTTATACAATGTCTTGAGTGCAGTCGTCCCTTTATACGTGACCATGTTCCTCGCCTATGCATCTGTCAAATGGTGGAACGTCTTCACCCCACAGCAGTGCGCCGGCATCAACAGATTCGTAGCGGTCTTTGCCGTGCCCCTGCTGTCCTTTGAGTTCATTTCGAGGATCGATCCCTACGCCATGAATCTGCTTTTCATAGCAGCAGATGTCATATCAAAGGCTACCATCCTCCTGTTTCTCTTCTTATGGGCCAAGTTCACTACCAGAGGCAGCCTAGATTGGACAATCACCATGTTTTCCCTCTGCTCTCTTCCCAACACCTTGGTCATGGGGATACCACTCCTGAAAGCCATGTATGGTGATGACAAAGAAATGTTGATGATTCAGACTGTTGTGTTGCAGTGCATTATTTGGTACACTTTGTTGCTGTTTCTGTTTGAGTATAGAGCAGCTAGAGAGTCTCTGGTTCAGAGATTTAAAGGCAGCAGCGAAAGTGAAGCAATTGGTGTGAGCATGAAGAAGGTGGGGGAAGACGGTGGTGGACAAGAAGGTGAGGAGGTTGTCCACGTTGTTGTCAGTAAGCCATCAAGCAAAGTCGCAGATCATGAAGATGGGAAAGAAATTCACAAATTTATCTGGAACTGTTCTTGCTGCAACTCTCAAG GTTATTGTGAAAGGTCTGCGCAAGTGTGTAGCAAGGAAGCGGAGAATACTGCAGAGAAAGCAGAAAGCCATGAAGAAATTGCTGACACATCATCTTTTTCACCACAGATGGTGAGATTGATCCTGAAAATGGTGTGGTTTAAACTTATAAGAAACCCAAACTCATACTCAAGCCTGCTGGGTATAAGTTGGGCTCTGGCTTCTTATAG GTATGGATTTCACAAGCCCAGGATCATGGAGAACTCCATAACAATCCTGTCAAATGCTGGACTTGGGATGGCCATGTTCAGTCTTG GTTTGTTCATGGCTCTTCAACCAAGGATCATAGCATGTGGGACAAGGCTTGCCACATATGGAATGTTGGCTAGGTTCCTAGCTGGGCCTGCTGTCATGGCAGTTGCTTCCTTCATAGTGGGGCTTAGAGGAGATATTCTGAGGGTTTCCATTGTTCAA GCTGCCTTGCCACAAGGAATAGTGCCATTTGTGTTTGCTAGGGAATACAACTTGCATCCAGATGTTCTAAGTACAGG GGTCATATTTGGGATGATTATTTCTCTGCCCATTACAATTGTATACTATGTACTTTTAGGTTTGTGA
- the LOC116251130 gene encoding uncharacterized protein LOC116251130 isoform X2, protein MQNSFSSSIRNLLLSMAYIPPHKRKVKEGEQELHPEVLAPKFDEQLRLGSRHAGSKGWKTNVLPFTIQYAENSIVRCFPVGSMENGELPDSICLEPFLRPDSLDYGHQTGRKYFVLHHVNEPKDSETSTCRDNKEEWLNIAVKIQSDVVTAFQNVRNLIQDDEHIKLKPSFVARIGKILFHSKESISLEKLKRGFLTEINPKSGVRKMFNTDVTEEYMSFVENKVVQDIGLTLRAQKDEYHLKIEDKQLPDCVLTCRCVKNADGKLELKKIEASPLRHLVVDLSCVFQDFDLRIMLITKRIVESFTAEEKHTIKEVIESAILDPDVKGGLRWSLGKDSAGGRFYVQESFHILSRSFAGPTVRLKLKSADRFNLRSSHGKISEEVSVKLIGVSEHLKEAGDGDEAMQECLQDTLKLIWDNFINCKS, encoded by the exons ATGCAAAATTCCTTCTCTTCATCAATCCG GAACTTGTTGCTGTCCATGGCTTACATCCCACCGCATAAACGTAAGGTGAAGGAAGGGGAGCAGGAATTGCACCCCGAAGTTCTTGCCCCTAAATTTGATGAGCAATTGAGGCTGGGGTCAAGACATGCTGGTTCAAAAGGTTGGAAGACAAATGTGCTGCCTTTCACGATACAATATGCTGAAAATTCAATCGTTAGATGTTTCCCAGTTGGATCAATGGAAAATGGTGAACTGCCTGATTCAATTTGCTTGGAACCATTCCTGCGTCCAGATTCTTTAGACTATGGGCACCAGACGGGCAGGAAGTACTTTGTTTTACATCATGTGAATGAACCAAAAG ATTCAGAAACTAGCACATGCCGTGACAATAAAGAAGAGTGGTTGAACATAGCAGTGAAGATACAATCTGATGTTGTTACTGCCTTCCAGAATGTGAGGAATCTAATTCAAGATGATGAACATATAAAACTAAAGCCTTCTTTTGTTGCTCGTATCGGAAAGATCCTTTTCCATAG TAAAGAATCCATTAGCCTTGAGAAGTTAAAAAGAGGCTTCCTCACTGAAATCAATCCTAAGAGTGGAGTTCGCAAAATGTTCAACACTGATGTTACTGAGGAATATATGAGCTTTGTTGAGAATAAGGTGGTCCAAGATATTGGATTGACGCTAAGGGCGCAGAAAGATGAGTACCATTTGAAG ATTGAAGACAAACAGCTACCAGATTGTGTGCTCACCTGCAGGTGTGTAAAAAATGCCGATGGAAAACTTGAGCTGAAAAAG ATAGAAGCAAGCCCCCTCCGACATTTAGTGGTTGATTTGTCATGtgtttttcaagattttgatcTGAGGATTATGTTGATCACAAAACGGATCGTGGAATCTTTTACT GCTGAAGAGAAACATACCATAAAGGAAGTTATAGAGTCAGCTATCCTTGACCCTGATGTAAAAGGTGGATTGAGATGGTCACTTGGGAAAGATTCTGCTGGAGGAAGGTTCTACGTACAAGAATCTTTTCATATTCTTTCCAGATCTTTTGCTGGGCCAACAGTAAGGCTGAAGCTGAAAAGTGCAGATAGATTTAATCTAAGAAGTTCACATGGGAAGATTTCTGAAGAAGTTTCTGTGAAGTTAATTGGAGTAAGCGAGCATTTGAAG GAAGCTGGTGATGGAGATGAAGCTATGCAGGAGTGTTTACAGGACACACTGAAGTTGATATGGGACAATTTTATAAACTGCAAGAGCTGA
- the LOC116251130 gene encoding uncharacterized protein LOC116251130 isoform X1, with amino-acid sequence MILTSPARDVSYKRKGLGESKRKREVTTRDLFSPELANRCFPNLLLSMAYIPPHKRKVKEGEQELHPEVLAPKFDEQLRLGSRHAGSKGWKTNVLPFTIQYAENSIVRCFPVGSMENGELPDSICLEPFLRPDSLDYGHQTGRKYFVLHHVNEPKDSETSTCRDNKEEWLNIAVKIQSDVVTAFQNVRNLIQDDEHIKLKPSFVARIGKILFHSKESISLEKLKRGFLTEINPKSGVRKMFNTDVTEEYMSFVENKVVQDIGLTLRAQKDEYHLKIEDKQLPDCVLTCRCVKNADGKLELKKIEASPLRHLVVDLSCVFQDFDLRIMLITKRIVESFTAEEKHTIKEVIESAILDPDVKGGLRWSLGKDSAGGRFYVQESFHILSRSFAGPTVRLKLKSADRFNLRSSHGKISEEVSVKLIGVSEHLKEAGDGDEAMQECLQDTLKLIWDNFINCKS; translated from the exons ATGATTCTAACTTCGCCGGCAAGGGATGTCTCCTATAAAAGAAAAGGACTAGGGGAgagcaagagaaaaagagaggtgACGACACGAGACCTTTTTTCTCCCGAGCTTGCTAATCGTTGCTTCCC GAACTTGTTGCTGTCCATGGCTTACATCCCACCGCATAAACGTAAGGTGAAGGAAGGGGAGCAGGAATTGCACCCCGAAGTTCTTGCCCCTAAATTTGATGAGCAATTGAGGCTGGGGTCAAGACATGCTGGTTCAAAAGGTTGGAAGACAAATGTGCTGCCTTTCACGATACAATATGCTGAAAATTCAATCGTTAGATGTTTCCCAGTTGGATCAATGGAAAATGGTGAACTGCCTGATTCAATTTGCTTGGAACCATTCCTGCGTCCAGATTCTTTAGACTATGGGCACCAGACGGGCAGGAAGTACTTTGTTTTACATCATGTGAATGAACCAAAAG ATTCAGAAACTAGCACATGCCGTGACAATAAAGAAGAGTGGTTGAACATAGCAGTGAAGATACAATCTGATGTTGTTACTGCCTTCCAGAATGTGAGGAATCTAATTCAAGATGATGAACATATAAAACTAAAGCCTTCTTTTGTTGCTCGTATCGGAAAGATCCTTTTCCATAG TAAAGAATCCATTAGCCTTGAGAAGTTAAAAAGAGGCTTCCTCACTGAAATCAATCCTAAGAGTGGAGTTCGCAAAATGTTCAACACTGATGTTACTGAGGAATATATGAGCTTTGTTGAGAATAAGGTGGTCCAAGATATTGGATTGACGCTAAGGGCGCAGAAAGATGAGTACCATTTGAAG ATTGAAGACAAACAGCTACCAGATTGTGTGCTCACCTGCAGGTGTGTAAAAAATGCCGATGGAAAACTTGAGCTGAAAAAG ATAGAAGCAAGCCCCCTCCGACATTTAGTGGTTGATTTGTCATGtgtttttcaagattttgatcTGAGGATTATGTTGATCACAAAACGGATCGTGGAATCTTTTACT GCTGAAGAGAAACATACCATAAAGGAAGTTATAGAGTCAGCTATCCTTGACCCTGATGTAAAAGGTGGATTGAGATGGTCACTTGGGAAAGATTCTGCTGGAGGAAGGTTCTACGTACAAGAATCTTTTCATATTCTTTCCAGATCTTTTGCTGGGCCAACAGTAAGGCTGAAGCTGAAAAGTGCAGATAGATTTAATCTAAGAAGTTCACATGGGAAGATTTCTGAAGAAGTTTCTGTGAAGTTAATTGGAGTAAGCGAGCATTTGAAG GAAGCTGGTGATGGAGATGAAGCTATGCAGGAGTGTTTACAGGACACACTGAAGTTGATATGGGACAATTTTATAAACTGCAAGAGCTGA
- the LOC116251130 gene encoding uncharacterized protein LOC116251130 isoform X3 has translation MAYIPPHKRKVKEGEQELHPEVLAPKFDEQLRLGSRHAGSKGWKTNVLPFTIQYAENSIVRCFPVGSMENGELPDSICLEPFLRPDSLDYGHQTGRKYFVLHHVNEPKDSETSTCRDNKEEWLNIAVKIQSDVVTAFQNVRNLIQDDEHIKLKPSFVARIGKILFHSKESISLEKLKRGFLTEINPKSGVRKMFNTDVTEEYMSFVENKVVQDIGLTLRAQKDEYHLKIEDKQLPDCVLTCRCVKNADGKLELKKIEASPLRHLVVDLSCVFQDFDLRIMLITKRIVESFTAEEKHTIKEVIESAILDPDVKGGLRWSLGKDSAGGRFYVQESFHILSRSFAGPTVRLKLKSADRFNLRSSHGKISEEVSVKLIGVSEHLKEAGDGDEAMQECLQDTLKLIWDNFINCKS, from the exons ATGGCTTACATCCCACCGCATAAACGTAAGGTGAAGGAAGGGGAGCAGGAATTGCACCCCGAAGTTCTTGCCCCTAAATTTGATGAGCAATTGAGGCTGGGGTCAAGACATGCTGGTTCAAAAGGTTGGAAGACAAATGTGCTGCCTTTCACGATACAATATGCTGAAAATTCAATCGTTAGATGTTTCCCAGTTGGATCAATGGAAAATGGTGAACTGCCTGATTCAATTTGCTTGGAACCATTCCTGCGTCCAGATTCTTTAGACTATGGGCACCAGACGGGCAGGAAGTACTTTGTTTTACATCATGTGAATGAACCAAAAG ATTCAGAAACTAGCACATGCCGTGACAATAAAGAAGAGTGGTTGAACATAGCAGTGAAGATACAATCTGATGTTGTTACTGCCTTCCAGAATGTGAGGAATCTAATTCAAGATGATGAACATATAAAACTAAAGCCTTCTTTTGTTGCTCGTATCGGAAAGATCCTTTTCCATAG TAAAGAATCCATTAGCCTTGAGAAGTTAAAAAGAGGCTTCCTCACTGAAATCAATCCTAAGAGTGGAGTTCGCAAAATGTTCAACACTGATGTTACTGAGGAATATATGAGCTTTGTTGAGAATAAGGTGGTCCAAGATATTGGATTGACGCTAAGGGCGCAGAAAGATGAGTACCATTTGAAG ATTGAAGACAAACAGCTACCAGATTGTGTGCTCACCTGCAGGTGTGTAAAAAATGCCGATGGAAAACTTGAGCTGAAAAAG ATAGAAGCAAGCCCCCTCCGACATTTAGTGGTTGATTTGTCATGtgtttttcaagattttgatcTGAGGATTATGTTGATCACAAAACGGATCGTGGAATCTTTTACT GCTGAAGAGAAACATACCATAAAGGAAGTTATAGAGTCAGCTATCCTTGACCCTGATGTAAAAGGTGGATTGAGATGGTCACTTGGGAAAGATTCTGCTGGAGGAAGGTTCTACGTACAAGAATCTTTTCATATTCTTTCCAGATCTTTTGCTGGGCCAACAGTAAGGCTGAAGCTGAAAAGTGCAGATAGATTTAATCTAAGAAGTTCACATGGGAAGATTTCTGAAGAAGTTTCTGTGAAGTTAATTGGAGTAAGCGAGCATTTGAAG GAAGCTGGTGATGGAGATGAAGCTATGCAGGAGTGTTTACAGGACACACTGAAGTTGATATGGGACAATTTTATAAACTGCAAGAGCTGA